The DNA region TGGTAGGGTACAACAATTGAACGGACAAGAGGCGGAATTGAACAAACAGGTGTTTTCATTACTGGCGTTGAACCGTTTTTATCCGGATTCCGGAAGTGATGGAAGTTCGGGGGGAACGGCCGCTCTTGCTAGGGATAACGTAAACAAAGTGTTGTCTGGCGAGCTCAATGCTTTTTCTGATAAAGTTTTCGGAAATACGGGTGTTGAGGTAGATTTTGACCTGGATAGTTTTACCGATTACCAGGGAGACACTCCACAAGACCGCACCCAACTGAATATCAACGCAAAGAAAAAACTGTTTGATGACCGTTTGGTAGTCACTGCAGGTAGTGCCGTAGATGTAGAAGGTAGTGCACAATCTGGTCAGGAAGAGACACCGATCATCGGTAACGTGAGTTTGGAATATTTACTGACTAAGGACGGAAGGTACCGTCTGCGTGGTTTTCGGAAAAGTGAGTATGAAAATATTATTGACGGTCAGTTGATTGTAACCGGAATGGCCGTTATATTTAATAGGGAGTTTAATAAGTTTAGTCAGTTGTTCAATCCTATTAAAAAGGAAGCAGAGGAAAAGAAAGCGGAAACGGACGCTGGCCAAAAGGAAGAAATGCCAAATCAGGAAGAGTAATATGAAGTTGAGTACCACATCTATTTCAAGAGTTGTTATACTGCTGTGTTTGGCGGCCCAATCTGCATGTAGCGTGGGGAAGTACATACCTGAGGATGAATTGCTGTTTACTGGAGCGGAAATTCACGTAGATTCCGAAGAGGATAAAAGGGCGTTAAAACCGGTGGAGCAAGAACTGAGTACGCTTCTAAAACCTACTCCAAATTCAACCATTTTAGGAATGCGTTTGGGACTCTATTACCATTACAAAGCGCAAAAGGAAAAACCGGGTTTCCTAAACAGATGGCTCAATAAAAAGTTTGGTGAGGAGCCCGTGTATATGAGCGATGTTAATCCTGATAGAATAGAGGAGTTAATGCTTAACAGGTTGGATAATCGTGGGTTTTTCTATAGTCAAGTGTCTTCTGAAATGGACAGTACAAAAAAATATGCTTCCGTAACCTACACGGCAGAACTGCCAAAGCCCTATACGCTAGAGCAGTGGCAGTTAGATAAAGATAGCTTGCCTATTTATGACGAAATAGAATTGGCAATGTCAGACACCCAATTAAAAGCAGGTGAACGTTTTGATTTGGAACTTTTAAAATATGAGCGAGAACGTATAGATTCCCATCTTAAGAACAAAGGGTATTATAATTTTAATCCTGATTTTTTGATTTTTGAGGCCGATACCAATCGCTATGAGAATAAAAAATTCGACTTATTTCTTAGACTGAAAAAGGGAACACCGCAGAAATCGGTTATACCCTATACGATTGATTCTATTGCGGTCTATCCCAATTATTCCATTGAGCAAGATAGTCTGCCAAGCCCCTCTGAGGTGACGGAGGAAAACGGAATTTATTTTATTCAAGATGAAGAGTTCTTCAAGCCCAAACGTTTGGAACCCTATATTCTTTTTGAAAAAGGACAGAAGTACAATTCTGAAAGGGCACGTTTAACGAGCAATAGACTTTCCGCTTTGGGGAGTTACAAGTTCGTGAACATACGGTTCAATGAAACGGACACTACAAATACCAAAGATACCGGCTCTTTGAACGCAGATATCTTCTTATCGCCTTTAACCAAAAGGTCTATTCGGACAGAGCTTCAAGCAGTAACAAAGTCCAATGGTTTTGCAGGCCCGGGAATTTCGGTGACCTATAATAATCGGAATGTGTTTAATGGAGGTGAGACGCTGAGTTTAACAGGCAATTTTGCTTATGAAGCCCAGTTGTCGGGAGGTGATGATGCCGGACTCAGTAGTATTGCGGGCGGACTCAAAGCAGATTTGTTATTGCCCAGACTTGTGCCTTTCTCGCCCAGTAGGTTTAATTATGCGGTGCCGAAGACCAAAATAAGTTTGGGTGGGGATATTTTAAAGCGAAGTAAATTATATACACTTACTTCATTTAACAGCTCTTTTGGGTATACCTGGAATGCCAATAAGTTTGTATACCATGAGTTGAATCCCATTAGCATAACCTATGTAAACCTCACGGATACTACGGCCGAGTTTGAGGAGATTCTGGATAACAATGCTTTTTTAAGCAGTAGTTTTGAACAGCAATTTATAGCAGGACTAAATTATACATTCACTTATAATGAACTTGTGGACCAAAACAAGGACCGTCCTATTTATGTGTCCACAAGTTTGGATGTTGCCGGTAATACGTTAAGTCTCTTGAACGGAGGAAAAAGTACCGCTTTTGGATTGGAATATGCACAGTATGCAAAAGCGGATATTGACTTTAGGTATTATTTAAAATGGGGAAAAGAAAATGCTTTGGTAAGTCGTTTGTATGCAGGTTGGGGTATACCTTATGGGAACTCATCTACTTTGCCCTTTGTAAAACAATTTTTTTCGGGAGGGCCGTATAGTGTTCGCGCTTTCCCGATTAGAGGTTTGGGGCCGGGAACATTTAGTAGTGCAGAAGATAGTACCAGTTCATACTTTGATCAATCCGGTAACTTACGTTTAGAAGCTAACTTAGAATACAGGTTTCCTATTTGGTCATACTTAAAAGGTGCGTTCTTTATAGATGCAGGTAATGTTTGGTTGACCAATGAGGTAGAGATAGATGAAACGGAGTCAGAAGAGACCATTGCATTTAATCAGCAATTGACCACAGAAGGGAAGTTTGGTTCAGATTGGATGAAGGAGTTAGGTGTAGGCGTAGGATTCGGGCTTCGAGTGGATATTCAAAGTTTTGTAATTCGGTTTGATTTTGCCTCACCTTTGCAAGTGCCTTACAATCCGGAAGGCGAGCGATTAAGAACGCCGTTTATTGATGGGGGAAGTGACAATCTTATTTTCAACTTTGCCATTGGTTACCCTTTTTAGGGGTAAATAACTGTTGTTCGCAGCGATGTGGCATAACCTTTTAGGATAAGACCTTACAACAATGATAAATATGTTCTACTTTTGTTGGCTTACCAGCGCCATTTCCTCATGATCCATACACTTACTTACGAGTCAAAAGCTATAAAGGAATTGACCATAGCGGACATTGAAGCTATTCTTGAAACGGCCAGAACATTTAATGGTCTAAATGGAATTACGGGCTGTCTCATATTTTACAGGAGAAAATTTATACAAATTTTAGAAGGCGATAAGGCGAAAATTCATGACCTTATGGAAAAGATTAAACAAGATAAGCGGCATAGAAATGTTGATGTTTTATCTGAGGGCCCTACTGAAAATCGTAATTTTCCCAATTGGGGCATGGTATATTATCCCATTGATAAAAACGAAGCGAACCAGAATGAATATGAGCAGTTCAAAAGAAACTTGCTTCTGCTTGCCGATCTAACGGTGCATTCAAATCAAACGGCTATTCTTTTCTGGAAACGAATGAAACTATTAGTTGCCGAGCCGCCGGATGTTTCGTAAAAGCATAAAAAAACGGCGATTTCCCGCCGTTTTTACTCTCAATGTAATTCAGATTGCTGTCTTAATCGAATTGTTTTAAAGATGCTCTTAGCATCCATGCCATTTGCTCGTGTGCCTGTAGAATTCCAGTAATGAAATCTGCGGTACCTTCGTCATTATGCGCTTCTGCATTATCGCCAATACTTTCTCGGATGAATTTAATTACTTTGTCATGGTCTTTTAATAAGACGGTCATAAAGCTGGCACTGTCCGTCTGATCCGGATTGTTTTCCTCTAAATTGGACAACTCTAAAAATTCTTTTAAAGTGCCCGGAGAATAGAACCCTAACATACGGATACGCTCTGCTACTTCATCTATAAAGGTTTCCAATTTGCCATATTCTTCTTCAAAGAAAACGTGCTTTGTGTGGAAATCTATACCTTCTACATTCCAGTGTGCATTTCTTGTTTTGGTGTAAAGTAAAAACTCATCGGCCAATAATTGACGCAACATTTTTACTACAGCTTCTCTATTTGATTTTTTTATGCCTATCTCGGTCTTTTGTGCTTCTTTAACTTCCATATTTTCTTCTTTGATTACTACTGCAATTTAAGGCTAAACCGCTGCCCTGGTTAACCGGAAAAAGTTATTGTTTGCTCCAAAAAAAACGAATGGAAAAAATGGGTTTTAATATAGTATAAGGCTATTATTTTGTTCTATAAAGTTGATCTTCTAATACCAGTAATCTTATATTTAGAAATTAAATAAGGAGTATTAATTAGAAAGGAAAAGAGATATGATGACGTTGAACGACTTATTTGAGCATCAACTTAAAGACCTGTATAGTGCGGAGAGTCAGTTTCTAGATGCACTTCCCGATATTTTAGAGCATGCCAGCGATGAGCAGCTAAGAAATGCTTTTGAGAATCATTTGAAGGAAACAAAAGAGCAGAAGAAAAGAATAGAAAATATCTGCCATGAGTTGGAAATTACCCCAAGCGGAGAAACATGCCAAACCATGAAAGGGCTCATTAGCGAAGCTAAAAATTTTATAGAAGAAGCGGAAGATAATAAAGAGCTAATGGATGTGGGTCTCATTGCTGGTATTCAGCGATTAGAGCATTATGAAATATCCGGTTATGGAACGGCAGTTCGGTTTGCAAAAGAATTGGGATATAGAAATATAGCCAAGACCTTACAGGAAACCCTTAATGAAGTATATGATGCGGATAGTACCTTGGAAAAATTAGCGGAAACCCGTTTAAATAAAAAGGCAATTGGCGGGAATTCTTGATTTCTAGATCCATTTGTCTAAGAATCCGAAGTGTTTAATAGTCCGTATGGGCTATCTGAAAGCTTCGGATTTTTTTATGAAAACCAAAAAAAATATCATGTTAGCACTGGTTAAACGTATTTATAATAGCATTTCATTTGTAACCGTATTAATTGCGATAGGTTATGCTCTTATTGCATTTGTATTGATTCTTTTTCCAACGGATATATTAAAGGATTTTCCCAGTATAGCCATTACGGATAAGGACAGTATTAAATTTATCCTTTCTTTTACTATAGGCGGAATATTTACCTTAACCGTGTTCAGTTATACCATGGTAATGAATGTTTTAAACCGAAGCATTAGTAATTATTCGCCAAGGCTAATCCCGTTGATCTTACATGAAAGACACCATCAGGTAATTTTAGGAGCTACTAGCGGAACCATTATTTACAGTTTAATTATGGCCGTTCAGGTCTCTAGCGTAAATATTGGGGAGTTATCTTCTTTAGCGGCACCCTTGGCCATTGTTATGGTAGTAATCTGTATTTTTCTTTTTATCTATTTTATACATAGCGTATCTCAAAGTATTCATGTCAATTACGTTGTACATCGGTCATATCTAAACACCAAAAAAAGTATTCAAAATATATTGGATATGAAAGAGGGCCTTTCGCTGTCCGATAATTCAGAAGAAAAATGGGCCGATACCATCGCCTTTGATTCCTGTGGTTATCTCAATTATATTAGAATGGAGAAATTAATCTCCCTTTCAGAAAAGCACGGTGTTCAGTTTAAACTGGAAAAGCAAATGGGGACATTTGTTCAAATTGATGAGGTTGTATTATCTTCCTCTTCTCCAATGGATAAAAAATTGCGTGACGAAGTAAAACGTTGTTTAAGCGTGGATCGTTCAGAACCTGTGGACGTCATAGAAATAGGATTTAAACATTTGGTGGAAGTCGCCATAAAGGGGAGCTCTCCCGCAATAAACGACCCAGGCACATCATTGATCGCTATAGACTATTTAATGCAACTATTCATTCTTAGGAAAAAAATTCCCACTTTTAATTCCTACCACTCAAAAGAAGGAGGTTGTGTGTTTTTTGAATTGGTCCCGAAGGACACGCTAAAAGCTTATGTTTTTAGGGAGATGGAGCATTATATGAAAGAGGACCCTATTCTTTCTGAGAAATTGAGAAGCGCAAGGAAGATGCTTGATTCATAAGGAAGGATTTAGTTAGTTTGGGTTGACTAATTCTTGAGGTAAAACTGTTGAGGACAAATTTTGGTACATTCCTATCAAAGCTTTAACCGACTAATGAGTCCTAGTATCTTCTGATGAGACCAAAGACGAAATGGTCTTGCAAAGAACTGTTGGTTATTTCTTTTTAGGCATAAAAAAGCCGGCAACAATGTGCCGGCTCTATCAACAACCAAACTATTCTAGTGAATGTTTTATGCAGATGCAGTAGATACTACATTTTGCTTGTCTTTGTACTGCTTTGGGCTGCAGTTATATTTGTTTCTAAATATTTTGGAGAAGTAGCTACGGCTAGTAAATCCTATGCTATACACTACTTCAGAGATATTTAAATCTGTGTTTTTGATTAATTCTTCGGCTTTTTCAATACGAACCTCTCTAATGTAATCCGTAACCGTTGTACCGTGCATCAGTTTAAATCCTTCTTGTAATTTACAAGGTGATAAACCGGACTTACGACAAAGCTCTGAGATAGATAATTGTCTTTCAGGATAGTTATGTACAAAGTCGGAAATCTCTTTTACAGACTCCATTTCTCTCATGTTTAGACTACCTGTCTGGTTTTCTCTGTTTTCTAGGTCATCCGTATGTTGTTGCACCTCTAAGGCCAATATCATATGAACTAAACCTTCAATTAGTAAACTACGTACAATACCTTGTTGCTTAATGGCTTTCAACTGGGCAATTTGATCGGCAATTTTTAAGTTGTAAGAGCCAATGTAGATAGTATTCTCGGCAGGCTTCCCATTTAACATAAGTTCCTGCAGTCTGTAATTTAGACCGTTCTTTTTAGCTGTTTCGCCATGTACCGTTCTAACAACAATTAAAGATGTTTTAACGTGCACGTCCTTTTCAAAGTAAAGAACGTTGTCCGTATGGCTAGCATTGGTTAAAATACCCGTCTGAAAGTTCTCTAAAACGTTTTTCTTAGTCTCGTTATTAAAGCTATGGGCAATTTTACCTGCTGAACAATAGGCAAAACAAATAGGAGCGTTTTCTTCAGATCCTGTTATTAAGGTGAAATCTTGGTTGAATTCCATATCAAACTCTAAATATGAAATACCACCTTTAAAAGTGATTCCTCTAATATGGCCCCGGCCTAGTTCGTTATCTATAGTTAAAATATGTTCTTTTACGTTTACCGTAAGTGAACCACCAAAATTATGGTGAAGTTGTTGAAACATATTTTTAATAGCTGCAGATGATAAAGTTATAGTTGTCATAGTGTTCTTTTTTAAGGTTGTAAATTTCTTTAGGTCGAAATCTGATTATCCTTGAATTTGGTGATGTCCATTATTGGTCATCTCCATAATATCTGGCGTTGTATTGTTAGAAGAATATTCATGAATTGATCTAACACGACCTACTCTAGCCAGCTGCTCGGATACTTTTTCAATTAGATTTTTCATAGATACCAGATGTATTATTTGTTCTGGTACAAAGATCAGGGAGGAACCCACATTTTCTGTTACACAATTTTTGCTTTGTGTTATACAATTGTGGGTTTTGAATCTAAATAACGCTAAAATCGCCTAAAATAAGGGGCTGTGGCGAGGAGTGCCAACCCTGCAAAATGATAGGAAGGTTGAATTTTTAAAATAGAAACGAAGGATTTAAAAGTCTCTTACCTATAAAGGAAGATAGAAAATAAAGGCGGAACCTTTGCCCGGTTCACTTGTTGCATAAATAAAACCATGATGGTTTTCTACAATTTTTTTACAAATGGCAAGGCCAATTCCCGTACCTGTATATTCCGATTTTTGGTGCAGACGTTGGAAGACTTCAAATATTTTTTCGGAATGTTCCGTAGAGAAACCAATACCGTTATCTATAATGGCAATTTTAAAATAACTGTTGGAGGTCTTGAAAAAGTCTTCGGGAATTTGCTTTGCGTGGACTTTCTCCGCCTGAATTGTAATGGAAGGGGTTACATCTGCCCCTCTGTATTTTATGGCATTAGAGATAAGATTGTTGAATAACTGCTCTAGTTGATAGG from Zobellia alginiliquefaciens includes:
- a CDS encoding BLUF domain-containing protein, with translation MIHTLTYESKAIKELTIADIEAILETARTFNGLNGITGCLIFYRRKFIQILEGDKAKIHDLMEKIKQDKRHRNVDVLSEGPTENRNFPNWGMVYYPIDKNEANQNEYEQFKRNLLLLADLTVHSNQTAILFWKRMKLLVAEPPDVS
- a CDS encoding helix-turn-helix domain-containing protein is translated as MTTITLSSAAIKNMFQQLHHNFGGSLTVNVKEHILTIDNELGRGHIRGITFKGGISYLEFDMEFNQDFTLITGSEENAPICFAYCSAGKIAHSFNNETKKNVLENFQTGILTNASHTDNVLYFEKDVHVKTSLIVVRTVHGETAKKNGLNYRLQELMLNGKPAENTIYIGSYNLKIADQIAQLKAIKQQGIVRSLLIEGLVHMILALEVQQHTDDLENRENQTGSLNMREMESVKEISDFVHNYPERQLSISELCRKSGLSPCKLQEGFKLMHGTTVTDYIREVRIEKAEELIKNTDLNISEVVYSIGFTSRSYFSKIFRNKYNCSPKQYKDKQNVVSTASA
- a CDS encoding ferritin-like domain-containing protein, producing the protein MMTLNDLFEHQLKDLYSAESQFLDALPDILEHASDEQLRNAFENHLKETKEQKKRIENICHELEITPSGETCQTMKGLISEAKNFIEEAEDNKELMDVGLIAGIQRLEHYEISGYGTAVRFAKELGYRNIAKTLQETLNEVYDADSTLEKLAETRLNKKAIGGNS
- a CDS encoding DUF2254 domain-containing protein, producing the protein MLALVKRIYNSISFVTVLIAIGYALIAFVLILFPTDILKDFPSIAITDKDSIKFILSFTIGGIFTLTVFSYTMVMNVLNRSISNYSPRLIPLILHERHHQVILGATSGTIIYSLIMAVQVSSVNIGELSSLAAPLAIVMVVICIFLFIYFIHSVSQSIHVNYVVHRSYLNTKKSIQNILDMKEGLSLSDNSEEKWADTIAFDSCGYLNYIRMEKLISLSEKHGVQFKLEKQMGTFVQIDEVVLSSSSPMDKKLRDEVKRCLSVDRSEPVDVIEIGFKHLVEVAIKGSSPAINDPGTSLIAIDYLMQLFILRKKIPTFNSYHSKEGGCVFFELVPKDTLKAYVFREMEHYMKEDPILSEKLRSARKMLDS
- a CDS encoding BamA/TamA family outer membrane protein, translated to MKLSTTSISRVVILLCLAAQSACSVGKYIPEDELLFTGAEIHVDSEEDKRALKPVEQELSTLLKPTPNSTILGMRLGLYYHYKAQKEKPGFLNRWLNKKFGEEPVYMSDVNPDRIEELMLNRLDNRGFFYSQVSSEMDSTKKYASVTYTAELPKPYTLEQWQLDKDSLPIYDEIELAMSDTQLKAGERFDLELLKYERERIDSHLKNKGYYNFNPDFLIFEADTNRYENKKFDLFLRLKKGTPQKSVIPYTIDSIAVYPNYSIEQDSLPSPSEVTEENGIYFIQDEEFFKPKRLEPYILFEKGQKYNSERARLTSNRLSALGSYKFVNIRFNETDTTNTKDTGSLNADIFLSPLTKRSIRTELQAVTKSNGFAGPGISVTYNNRNVFNGGETLSLTGNFAYEAQLSGGDDAGLSSIAGGLKADLLLPRLVPFSPSRFNYAVPKTKISLGGDILKRSKLYTLTSFNSSFGYTWNANKFVYHELNPISITYVNLTDTTAEFEEILDNNAFLSSSFEQQFIAGLNYTFTYNELVDQNKDRPIYVSTSLDVAGNTLSLLNGGKSTAFGLEYAQYAKADIDFRYYLKWGKENALVSRLYAGWGIPYGNSSTLPFVKQFFSGGPYSVRAFPIRGLGPGTFSSAEDSTSSYFDQSGNLRLEANLEYRFPIWSYLKGAFFIDAGNVWLTNEVEIDETESEETIAFNQQLTTEGKFGSDWMKELGVGVGFGLRVDIQSFVIRFDFASPLQVPYNPEGERLRTPFIDGGSDNLIFNFAIGYPF
- a CDS encoding Dps family protein, which encodes MEVKEAQKTEIGIKKSNREAVVKMLRQLLADEFLLYTKTRNAHWNVEGIDFHTKHVFFEEEYGKLETFIDEVAERIRMLGFYSPGTLKEFLELSNLEENNPDQTDSASFMTVLLKDHDKVIKFIRESIGDNAEAHNDEGTADFITGILQAHEQMAWMLRASLKQFD